One genomic window of Deltaproteobacteria bacterium includes the following:
- a CDS encoding DUF1566 domain-containing protein, with translation MRGPLRTTSDYTCSRGIAKRAWTIFIRCLIALQLPVAAGCNSKRDVKTVGGLKKAAEAGNRTYFNYDGAVGSIGSAGVTTGTTYEYWDTIEYGPPGNKVRAWSSDVVCDSSEWEDVTTTNGGGTATTCATSPESCQYKDKITNLVTTKVISTAFAWNTALSTCAGSTYGGFAAGTWRLPTQKELMSMYEHGITSICLKSVDFMMLAKMQTDFWSSSTNSNFTTYAWYVYLAYGYTLHYYQANTNFLVCVR, from the coding sequence ATGCGCGGACCCCTCAGGACAACCTCTGACTATACGTGCTCGCGTGGCATAGCGAAGCGAGCTTGGACGATTTTCATCCGATGCCTCATTGCTCTGCAGCTCCCGGTCGCCGCTGGCTGCAATTCGAAGAGGGACGTGAAGACCGTAGGCGGTTTGAAGAAAGCGGCCGAGGCTGGCAACAGGACTTACTTTAATTACGATGGAGCAGTAGGCAGTATCGGTTCTGCCGGCGTGACTACTGGTACTACTTACGAATACTGGGATACGATCGAGTACGGCCCCCCGGGCAACAAGGTCCGAGCTTGGTCCTCAGACGTTGTATGCGATAGTTCCGAATGGGAAGATGTCACCACCACCAACGGGGGGGGCACGGCTACGACCTGCGCAACGAGTCCTGAGAGTTGCCAGTACAAAGACAAGATCACCAATCTCGTGACAACCAAAGTGATCAGCACAGCATTCGCTTGGAATACGGCGCTGAGCACTTGTGCTGGCTCCACTTATGGTGGTTTTGCAGCCGGAACCTGGCGTTTACCTACACAAAAGGAGTTGATGTCTATGTACGAGCATGGCATCACTTCTATCTGTCTAAAGTCGGTTGATTTTATGATGCTTGCGAAAATGCAAACTGATTTCTGGTCGTCGTCCACGAACTCGAACTTCACGACTTATGCGTGGTACGTGTACCTGGCCTACGGCTACACTCTCCACTACTACCAGGCGAATACCAACTTCCTCGTCTGCGTTAGGTGA